The proteins below are encoded in one region of Nocardioides marmorisolisilvae:
- the corA gene encoding magnesium/cobalt transporter CorA: protein MIVDNALYRQGRRVDSGLSTEDLAGVRAQAVEADDFVWVGLFEPTEAELEAVADLYDLHPLAVEDALRAHQRPKLERYDESIFLTVKTLWYVDADDQVETGEVNIFVGPRFVITVRHGEGSALHEARVTLERTENVLAHGPSAVIYAVCDTIVDRYEDVAASLVEDVDEVEASVFSTDRTKDAERIYVLKRELAEMRRAVMPLRDPINRFISGTVRGVDPAAGPYFRDVGDHLARVADTIESLDSLLSSAFDAHIAQISIQQNDDMRKISAAVGLVAGPTLIAGIYGMNFDRMPELHWPLGYAYALILMATSSLTVWIICKRAGWL, encoded by the coding sequence ATGATCGTGGACAACGCCCTCTACCGGCAGGGGCGACGGGTCGACTCCGGCCTGTCGACGGAGGATCTCGCCGGCGTGCGCGCCCAGGCCGTCGAAGCCGACGACTTCGTGTGGGTGGGGCTGTTCGAGCCCACCGAGGCGGAGCTCGAGGCCGTCGCGGACCTCTACGACCTGCATCCGTTGGCCGTCGAGGACGCCTTGCGCGCTCACCAGCGCCCCAAGCTCGAGCGCTACGACGAGTCGATCTTCCTCACGGTCAAGACGCTGTGGTACGTCGACGCCGACGACCAGGTCGAGACCGGCGAGGTGAACATATTCGTCGGACCTCGCTTCGTGATCACGGTGCGGCACGGCGAGGGCAGCGCCCTGCACGAGGCGAGGGTGACCCTCGAGCGCACCGAGAACGTCCTCGCGCACGGTCCCTCCGCGGTGATCTACGCCGTGTGCGACACGATCGTGGACCGCTACGAGGACGTCGCCGCCTCCCTCGTCGAGGACGTGGACGAGGTGGAGGCATCGGTCTTCTCCACCGATCGGACCAAGGACGCCGAGCGGATCTACGTCCTCAAGCGCGAGCTGGCCGAGATGCGCCGCGCGGTGATGCCCCTGCGTGACCCGATCAACCGCTTCATCTCCGGCACAGTCCGTGGCGTCGACCCGGCCGCAGGGCCGTACTTCCGCGATGTCGGCGACCACCTCGCCCGCGTGGCGGACACGATCGAGTCGCTCGACTCCCTGCTGTCGTCGGCCTTCGACGCCCACATCGCGCAGATCTCCATCCAGCAGAACGACGACATGCGGAAGATCTCCGCCGCCGTGGGACTGGTGGCGGGGCCGACCCTGATCGCCGGCATCTACGGCATGAACTTCGACAGGATGCCCGAGCTGCACTGGCCGCTCGGCTATGCCTACGCCCTGATCCTGATGGCGACGAGCTCACTGACCGTGTGGATCATCTGCAAGCGCGCCGGTTGGCTGTAG
- a CDS encoding SCO1664 family protein, producing MPSRERLPAESVNAADLLSGADLVLLGRVMPASNHTFLCDLGAGGPRAVYKPVAGERPLWDFTEGTLADREYAAWLVSESLGWQVVPPTALREGPHGWGMVQLWREPDPDQQPVDVVPAGAVPDGMLHVLDAVGSDDEPVSLVHENSSALRRMAVFDAIVNNTDRKGGHVLAMPDGHRYGVDHGVCFHVDDKLRTVLWGWAGQPLAPEETTGIGAVLADRDLAATLAEHLTGAEIRAMRRRCDRLLRTGRLPEPVGGWPAIPWPPF from the coding sequence ATGCCCTCGCGCGAACGGCTTCCGGCGGAGTCGGTGAACGCCGCCGATCTGCTGTCCGGCGCGGACCTGGTCCTCCTCGGCAGAGTGATGCCGGCCTCGAACCACACCTTCCTCTGCGACCTGGGAGCGGGCGGGCCCCGGGCGGTCTACAAGCCGGTCGCGGGGGAGCGACCCCTCTGGGACTTCACCGAGGGCACCCTGGCGGACCGCGAGTACGCCGCCTGGCTGGTCTCGGAGTCGCTCGGCTGGCAGGTCGTGCCCCCGACCGCCCTCCGTGAGGGGCCGCACGGGTGGGGGATGGTCCAACTGTGGCGCGAGCCCGATCCCGACCAGCAGCCGGTGGACGTCGTGCCGGCGGGTGCCGTCCCGGACGGGATGCTGCACGTCCTCGACGCCGTGGGCAGCGACGACGAGCCGGTCTCGCTGGTGCATGAGAACAGCTCGGCGCTACGCAGGATGGCCGTCTTCGACGCGATCGTGAACAACACCGATCGCAAGGGCGGGCACGTGCTCGCGATGCCCGACGGACACCGGTACGGCGTCGACCACGGGGTGTGCTTCCATGTCGACGACAAGTTGCGGACGGTCCTCTGGGGATGGGCCGGCCAGCCGCTCGCACCGGAGGAGACGACAGGCATCGGGGCGGTGCTGGCGGACCGCGACCTCGCGGCGACTCTCGCAGAGCACCTCACCGGCGCCGAGATCCGTGCGATGCGCCGCCGGTGCGACCGGCTGTTGCGTACCGGTCGCCTCCCCGAGCCGGTCGGTGGCTGGCCTGCCATCCCGTGGCCGCCGTTCTGA
- a CDS encoding undecaprenyl-diphosphate phosphatase has protein sequence MNYLDAVILGIVEGLTEFLPVSSTGHLTIVEKWLGLDVAAKDVTGYTAVIQMGAIAAVILFFAKDIWRIAVAWLRGLVQAEYRGTLDHRMGWYVIVGTIPIGIVGLVFKDFITNDLRSLWVVAVALILWSAVMLYAERMGRQRRHEPELNMRDALVVGVVQCIALVPGVSRSGATISAGLLRDLDRVTATRLSFFLSIPALIAAGLFELKDALSGNIVAGQLLVGTVVSFVVAYASIAWLLRFVAHHSIGKFVPYRVALGLVVIVLLATGVMSAT, from the coding sequence ATGAACTACCTGGACGCCGTCATCCTCGGGATCGTGGAGGGACTCACCGAGTTCCTGCCCGTCTCGAGCACCGGCCACCTGACCATCGTCGAGAAGTGGCTCGGCCTCGACGTGGCGGCCAAGGACGTGACCGGCTACACCGCGGTGATCCAGATGGGCGCCATCGCCGCGGTGATCCTGTTCTTCGCCAAGGACATCTGGCGGATCGCGGTGGCGTGGCTGCGGGGACTCGTCCAGGCGGAGTACCGCGGCACTCTCGACCACCGGATGGGCTGGTACGTCATCGTCGGCACCATCCCGATCGGCATCGTTGGACTGGTGTTCAAGGACTTCATCACCAACGACCTGCGCTCGCTGTGGGTGGTGGCCGTCGCACTGATCCTCTGGAGCGCGGTGATGCTGTACGCCGAGCGGATGGGTCGCCAGCGACGCCACGAGCCCGAGCTCAACATGCGCGATGCTCTGGTGGTGGGCGTGGTGCAGTGCATCGCGCTGGTGCCGGGGGTGTCCCGCTCCGGTGCCACCATCTCCGCCGGGCTGCTGCGCGACCTCGATCGTGTGACCGCGACCAGACTCAGTTTCTTCCTGTCCATCCCGGCGTTGATCGCGGCCGGGCTCTTCGAGCTCAAGGACGCCCTCAGTGGCAACATCGTGGCCGGCCAGCTGCTCGTGGGCACGGTGGTCAGCTTCGTCGTGGCCTACGCGTCGATCGCGTGGCTGCTGAGGTTCGTCGCGCACCACAGCATCGGGAAGTTCGTGCCCTACCGGGTGGCGCTGGGCCTCGTCGTGATCGTGCTGCTCGCCACCGGCGTGATGTCCGCGACCTGA
- a CDS encoding histidine phosphatase family protein, whose product MSIVILARHGRTEANATGLLAGRTPGVRLDERGRDQARAAADRLAGLPLATVVTSPLERCRETARLLVGDRGLRVRPDKRLTECDYGEWTAQKLSELARKPLWKVVQGQPSAARFPGGESLPEVSARAIAAIRDRDTAVAAEHGDGAVWLAVSHGDVIKAVLADALGMHLDQFQRIVVDPASLSVVRYTSGRTFVLTMNSTSGSLEHLRPAPRGHSRGRHRPRADAALGGGTGTGEHTS is encoded by the coding sequence ATGTCGATCGTGATCCTGGCGCGGCACGGACGCACCGAGGCGAACGCGACGGGCCTGCTCGCCGGCCGGACCCCGGGCGTACGGCTCGACGAACGCGGGCGCGATCAGGCGCGCGCGGCCGCCGACCGCCTCGCGGGGCTGCCGCTGGCCACCGTCGTCACCAGCCCGCTGGAGCGCTGCCGGGAGACTGCGCGGCTGCTCGTAGGCGACCGCGGCCTGCGGGTGCGGCCGGACAAGCGGCTCACCGAGTGTGACTACGGCGAGTGGACGGCTCAGAAGCTGTCCGAGCTGGCCCGCAAGCCGCTGTGGAAGGTCGTGCAGGGGCAGCCGTCGGCGGCGCGGTTCCCCGGCGGCGAGTCGCTGCCTGAGGTGTCCGCGCGTGCGATCGCCGCGATCCGGGACCGTGACACTGCCGTCGCCGCCGAGCATGGCGACGGCGCGGTGTGGCTCGCGGTATCCCACGGTGACGTGATCAAGGCGGTGCTGGCCGATGCGCTGGGCATGCACCTCGACCAGTTCCAGCGGATCGTCGTCGACCCCGCGAGCCTGTCGGTGGTCCGCTACACGTCCGGACGCACGTTCGTGCTGACGATGAACTCCACCTCGGGCTCGCTCGAGCACCTCAGGCCCGCACCACGTGGTCACAGTCGCGGCCGGCACCGTCCCCGAGCCGACGCGGCGCTCGGTGGCGGCACGGGAACCGGCGAGCACACCTCGTAG
- a CDS encoding DUF3090 family protein codes for MPPVIHSYDPPDRFVAGTVGPPGQRTFFLQARAGTRLTSVALEKQQVEILGERVDELLDELMQADPGAGAPGGDPSRPPIIPALTPAELVDSAPLDQPIEEEFRAGTITLSWDPEDARVVIEVFPVTDAEVPIETDEEQLLELPLAEPEPDEVFLVRLPAPMARAFATRTASVVAAGREQCQFCGGPIDPDGHLCPRANGFRRSR; via the coding sequence ATGCCGCCGGTGATCCACAGCTATGACCCGCCCGACAGGTTCGTGGCGGGCACGGTCGGCCCGCCGGGGCAGCGCACCTTCTTCCTCCAGGCCCGCGCGGGAACCCGGTTGACCAGTGTCGCGCTGGAGAAGCAGCAGGTCGAGATCCTGGGCGAACGGGTCGACGAGCTGCTTGACGAGCTCATGCAGGCCGACCCGGGCGCGGGCGCCCCGGGGGGTGACCCGTCGCGACCTCCCATCATCCCGGCCCTGACGCCCGCGGAGCTGGTCGACTCCGCGCCCCTCGACCAGCCGATCGAGGAGGAGTTCCGGGCCGGCACCATCACCCTGTCCTGGGACCCCGAGGACGCACGGGTCGTCATCGAGGTCTTCCCGGTCACCGATGCCGAGGTTCCCATCGAGACCGATGAGGAGCAGCTCCTCGAGCTCCCCCTCGCCGAGCCCGAGCCCGACGAGGTCTTCCTCGTCCGGCTGCCGGCCCCGATGGCGCGGGCGTTCGCCACCCGGACCGCCTCGGTGGTCGCGGCGGGTCGCGAGCAGTGCCAGTTCTGCGGTGGACCGATCGACCCCGACGGGCACCTATGCCCTCGCGCGAACGGCTTCCGGCGGAGTCGGTGA
- a CDS encoding DUF5703 family protein produces MSSAKERNLQRRALRPGVEYEFDQITLGPELSRNVVTRLLVDRAEHGGWELDRLRLAPDGTRRVVLRRRVIRQRQLFYAI; encoded by the coding sequence ATGAGCTCGGCGAAGGAGCGCAACCTGCAGCGTCGGGCCCTGCGGCCCGGCGTCGAGTACGAGTTCGACCAGATCACCCTGGGTCCCGAGCTGTCCCGCAACGTGGTGACCCGGCTGCTCGTGGACCGGGCCGAGCACGGCGGCTGGGAGCTCGACCGCCTGAGGCTGGCCCCCGACGGCACCCGACGGGTCGTCCTGCGCCGTAGGGTCATCCGGCAGCGGCAGCTGTTCTACGCGATCTAG
- a CDS encoding aldo/keto reductase, with protein MQQRLLGHTGLKVSRLGLGTMTWGRDTDEHEARDQLRAFVEAGGNLVDTAAGYTEGDSERLIGSLIGDIVHRDEVVIATKAGIGRRSGGTRVTNASRGFLISSLDQSLHRLGVDHVDLWQVHTWVDDAPLEETLGALDYAVSTGRAAYVGISNYTGWQTAQAATWQRAVPGRARLASTQMEYSLLNRSIEAEVLPAAQALGLGVLPWSPLGRGVLTGKYRGGVPADSRAASPHFASFVTNVLGERSERIVEAVVRAAEGLDWTPLEVALAWVRDRPGVTAPIVGARTAAQLKASLLVEECELPTELVAALDDVSGTPR; from the coding sequence ATGCAGCAACGGCTCCTGGGCCACACCGGGCTGAAGGTCTCCCGGCTGGGTCTGGGCACGATGACGTGGGGACGCGACACCGACGAGCACGAGGCACGCGACCAGTTGCGCGCGTTCGTCGAGGCCGGCGGCAACCTGGTCGACACCGCAGCCGGCTACACCGAGGGCGACTCCGAGCGCCTGATCGGCAGCCTCATCGGCGACATCGTCCACCGGGACGAGGTCGTGATCGCCACCAAGGCCGGCATCGGCCGGCGCAGCGGTGGCACGCGGGTCACCAACGCGTCTCGGGGATTCCTGATCAGCAGCCTCGACCAGTCCCTGCACCGCCTGGGTGTCGACCACGTCGACCTCTGGCAGGTGCACACCTGGGTGGACGACGCGCCGCTCGAGGAGACCCTTGGCGCGCTCGACTACGCGGTGAGCACCGGGCGTGCGGCGTACGTCGGGATCTCGAACTACACAGGCTGGCAGACCGCCCAGGCGGCGACCTGGCAGCGGGCGGTCCCCGGCCGTGCGCGGCTCGCCTCTACCCAGATGGAGTACTCCCTGCTCAACCGGAGCATCGAGGCCGAGGTGCTCCCGGCTGCGCAGGCGCTCGGGCTGGGCGTGCTGCCCTGGTCGCCGCTGGGTCGTGGCGTGCTGACCGGCAAGTACCGCGGCGGGGTCCCGGCCGACTCCCGGGCGGCCTCGCCGCACTTCGCGTCCTTCGTCACCAACGTGCTCGGCGAACGATCCGAGCGGATCGTGGAGGCCGTCGTCCGAGCCGCCGAGGGGTTGGACTGGACCCCGCTGGAGGTAGCGCTCGCCTGGGTCAGGGACCGTCCCGGAGTCACCGCCCCGATCGTCGGTGCGCGCACCGCAGCACAGTTGAAGGCATCCCTGCTCGTGGAGGAGTGCGAGCTGCCGACCGAGCTGGTGGCGGCCCTGGACGACGTCTCGGGGACGCCCAGATGA